In the genome of Flexistipes sinusarabici DSM 4947, one region contains:
- the eno gene encoding phosphopyruvate hydratase translates to MTDIIDVFAREILDSRGNPTIEVEVVTSGGNIGVAAVPSGASTGEFEAVELRDGDSERFNGKGVLKAVQNVNEIISPELEGIYVLEQKLIDEIMIDLDGTANKNKLGANAILGVSLACAKAAADALAMPLYRYIGGTFAHTMPAPMMNILNGGAHADNNVDIQEFMIMPLGAESFKESLRMGTETFHALKKVLSSKGYNTAVGDEGGFAPNLKSNEEAIDVILTAVEKAGYKPGEDIYIAIDAAASEFYKNGKYILAAEKNSDKTAEQMVDYYEYLVSKYPIISIEDGLDEEDWDGWKILTEKLGDKVQLVGDDLFVTNTERLKKGINENIANSILIKLNQIGTLTETIDAIETAKRAGYTCVISHRSGETEDTTIADLSVAVNAGQIKTGSASRTDRIAKYNQLLRIEEELLDQSAFYGLGSFYNLKK, encoded by the coding sequence ATGACAGATATTATCGATGTTTTCGCCAGAGAAATTCTGGATTCCAGAGGCAACCCTACAATTGAAGTTGAAGTTGTCACAAGCGGAGGCAATATAGGGGTTGCAGCAGTGCCGTCAGGGGCTTCAACCGGTGAATTTGAAGCTGTGGAGCTCAGAGACGGTGACAGTGAAAGGTTTAACGGAAAAGGCGTATTAAAAGCCGTACAAAATGTAAATGAAATAATTTCCCCCGAGCTGGAGGGAATATACGTACTGGAACAAAAGCTGATCGATGAAATAATGATTGATCTGGACGGAACAGCCAATAAAAATAAATTAGGAGCCAATGCCATCCTTGGTGTTTCCCTCGCCTGTGCAAAAGCAGCTGCAGATGCACTGGCCATGCCTTTATACCGTTATATCGGCGGCACTTTTGCTCATACTATGCCCGCTCCCATGATGAACATTCTAAATGGAGGAGCACATGCCGACAACAATGTTGATATACAGGAATTCATGATAATGCCTTTGGGAGCTGAATCCTTTAAAGAATCTTTAAGAATGGGAACTGAGACATTTCATGCACTGAAGAAAGTTCTTTCATCCAAAGGATACAACACAGCAGTTGGTGACGAAGGAGGCTTTGCTCCAAATCTGAAGTCCAATGAAGAAGCTATAGATGTGATTTTGACAGCTGTTGAAAAGGCAGGATACAAACCCGGGGAAGATATATACATTGCCATAGACGCCGCTGCCAGTGAATTTTATAAAAACGGCAAATATATACTTGCAGCTGAAAAAAATTCCGATAAAACTGCTGAACAAATGGTTGATTACTATGAATACCTTGTCTCAAAATATCCGATAATTTCCATAGAAGACGGGCTTGATGAGGAAGACTGGGACGGCTGGAAGATTCTTACAGAAAAACTGGGCGATAAAGTTCAGCTGGTTGGTGATGATTTATTTGTTACAAACACCGAACGTCTCAAAAAAGGTATAAATGAAAATATTGCCAACTCAATCCTGATTAAACTTAATCAAATAGGTACTTTAACGGAAACTATCGATGCAATAGAGACTGCAAAACGCGCAGGCTATACTTGCGTGATTTCACACAGATCCGGAGAAACGGAGGACACAACAATTGCCGATCTTTCCGTTGCTGTTAATGCAGGGCAAATCAAGACAGGCTCAGCAAGCAGAACGGACAGAATTGCCAAATATAATCAGCTTTTAAGAATTGAGGAGGAGCTTTTGGATCAGTCCGCGTTTTATGGTCTGGGCTCTTTTTATAATCTTAAAAAATAA
- a CDS encoding aminopeptidase — translation MYFENKMADLLCEYSLNLKRGDTVEIRGEVASEPLIKACYIKLLKMGCYPIVRMSFAEQLYSFYKYAEKEQLEFIPDAHMTAAKTVKAMINIDCEINTKQLTGVDSGKIATNRKALSVLKDIMFDREAKGDFSWVIAPYPTSSMAQDAEMSFDEYAEFVFGACKLNESDPVKSWREVSEYQEKIVKLLSGTKELRITGKNTDLTLNVGGRKWINCNGSHNMPDGEVFTSPVEDSANGEMFFDVPTSFMGVSAKNVHLTFKNGRVIKAEAEKGEDFLNKMLDTDEGARAAGEIAFGLNNAIKKATGNILFDEKIGRSMHLAVGSSYPEAGGKNKSGLHWDLIKDMREDAVVYADGKKIYENGKFLGIE, via the coding sequence ATGTATTTTGAAAATAAAATGGCCGACCTTTTGTGTGAATACAGCCTCAATCTGAAAAGAGGGGACACCGTTGAAATCAGGGGTGAAGTTGCATCAGAGCCGCTGATAAAAGCTTGTTATATAAAACTGCTGAAAATGGGATGCTATCCGATAGTGCGAATGAGCTTCGCTGAGCAGCTTTATTCATTTTACAAATATGCAGAAAAAGAGCAGCTGGAATTTATACCGGATGCCCATATGACGGCAGCAAAAACGGTCAAAGCAATGATTAATATTGATTGTGAGATTAACACAAAGCAGCTTACAGGAGTGGATTCCGGTAAAATAGCCACAAACAGGAAAGCGCTGTCAGTTTTAAAAGACATAATGTTTGACAGGGAAGCCAAGGGTGATTTCAGCTGGGTGATTGCCCCTTATCCCACTTCTTCCATGGCACAGGATGCCGAAATGTCTTTTGATGAGTACGCCGAATTTGTTTTCGGAGCATGTAAGCTCAATGAAAGCGACCCTGTAAAATCCTGGAGAGAAGTTAGCGAATATCAGGAAAAAATCGTAAAACTTCTCAGTGGCACAAAAGAGCTCAGGATAACAGGCAAAAACACAGATCTTACTTTGAATGTAGGCGGCAGGAAGTGGATAAACTGTAACGGCAGTCATAATATGCCTGATGGTGAGGTTTTTACAAGCCCGGTTGAAGACAGTGCCAATGGAGAGATGTTTTTTGATGTCCCGACATCTTTTATGGGAGTAAGCGCTAAAAATGTTCATTTAACTTTTAAAAACGGAAGGGTTATAAAAGCTGAAGCCGAAAAGGGTGAGGATTTTCTCAATAAAATGCTTGATACTGATGAGGGAGCCAGAGCCGCAGGTGAAATAGCTTTTGGACTTAATAATGCAATTAAAAAGGCCACAGGAAATATACTTTTTGATGAAAAAATAGGCAGAAGTATGCACTTAGCTGTGGGTTCCTCTTATCCGGAAGCAGGGGGTAAAAACAAGTCCGGTCTTCATTGGGATTTGATTAAGGATATGAGAGAAGATGCTGTTGTTTATGCTGACGGTAAAAAGATTTATGAAAACGGAAAGTTTCTTGGAATAGAATAA
- a CDS encoding YihY/virulence factor BrkB family protein, translating to MSKRILARIYLSIHYFFANKLMNFAANLTFFFLLSFIPMLLIISVVLTNLPVPAELASEIIKTIKSVNPDLIGYILKSAGDTQVLTKNALDFGIFGAVSLFLTSLLFVRALKAAFSVIFSKKDQKWGFLNFFIPIIMEIMALIMLISVIALKITLNVVSKFFDKSFLDDFIFIINALENIIYMPIVILLAISWLSYFLMSRGGMSSKVSLYSSVGFCTSVYLLNIIFTNVFNMAFYSLIYGSLGTLIFGLLWIYVVFCLYLFWGEFGYVFEKVRWITVKMYIESKITETNFIKNLIQSFLLPDKMDKIRIVDKETKIEFRDNEDFLFVGEGMLRLFDKDEKHATEYNKGSLIKAEDISEYNILADRKSTLIFLSKDDMKKFINESHTAGDLLADNFIK from the coding sequence ATGTCAAAGCGTATTCTGGCCAGGATATACCTTTCCATTCATTATTTTTTTGCGAATAAACTTATGAATTTTGCCGCCAACCTGACTTTTTTCTTTCTGCTATCTTTTATTCCGATGCTCCTGATAATCTCGGTTGTGCTGACAAATCTCCCTGTTCCGGCAGAACTTGCTTCTGAAATTATTAAGACGATTAAATCTGTAAATCCGGATTTGATAGGTTATATACTAAAATCTGCGGGAGACACCCAAGTATTGACAAAAAACGCTTTAGATTTTGGTATTTTCGGTGCTGTATCACTCTTTTTAACATCCCTTTTATTTGTAAGAGCCCTTAAGGCAGCTTTTAGTGTTATTTTTTCCAAGAAAGATCAGAAATGGGGCTTTTTGAATTTCTTTATACCGATAATTATGGAGATAATGGCACTTATAATGTTAATTTCTGTAATCGCTTTAAAAATCACTCTTAATGTTGTATCGAAATTTTTTGATAAATCTTTTTTGGATGATTTTATATTTATTATAAATGCATTGGAAAATATTATCTATATGCCCATTGTAATTCTGCTTGCCATTTCATGGCTTAGCTATTTCCTGATGAGCAGAGGTGGGATGAGCTCAAAAGTATCTTTGTATTCGTCTGTGGGATTTTGCACATCAGTTTATCTGCTGAATATAATTTTCACAAATGTATTTAATATGGCTTTTTACTCACTTATATACGGTTCTTTAGGAACTCTTATCTTTGGTTTGCTATGGATATATGTTGTGTTTTGCCTTTATCTTTTTTGGGGGGAGTTCGGCTATGTTTTCGAAAAGGTCAGGTGGATTACAGTTAAAATGTACATCGAGTCAAAAATTACCGAAACAAATTTTATAAAAAATCTAATCCAGTCATTTCTTCTGCCCGATAAAATGGATAAGATCAGAATTGTTGACAAAGAAACCAAAATTGAGTTTAGAGATAATGAAGACTTTCTCTTTGTAGGAGAGGGTATGCTGAGGCTTTTTGACAAAGATGAAAAGCATGCAACAGAGTATAATAAGGGCAGCCTTATCAAAGCAGAAGACATTTCAGAGTATAATATTTTGGCAGACCGAAAAAGCACACTTATTTTTTTAAGTAAAGATGATATGAAAAAATTTATTAATGAATCGCACACCGCCGGTGATTTGTTGGCTGATAATTTTATCAAATAA
- a CDS encoding TorD/DmsD family molecular chaperone yields the protein MPDKTQERTLLPENFSKLYEAIESYGFENFISEFTFSYNPDIQACESLSSVFMFLSALFRYPNEDIYNTIREITPTFKDFLEEYSDSNLELPSKDEMETEYVKLFVANIGGVPAPLYSSVYTDSEKLVQRDSTVKLKNLMESTGFAVESEIKELEDNLYIMLEYLSHLFLSFSEDTNEIEKLKYLYAAINVIKKYIQPMFPEFYNKITEHAGISFYKESATILYNFIDDIDNIYKEVFDI from the coding sequence ATGCCGGATAAAACACAAGAAAGAACGTTGCTTCCAGAAAATTTTTCTAAGCTGTATGAAGCGATAGAATCTTATGGTTTTGAAAATTTTATATCTGAGTTTACATTCTCTTATAATCCGGATATCCAGGCCTGTGAATCCCTTTCCAGTGTCTTCATGTTTTTGTCGGCTCTTTTCAGGTATCCGAATGAAGATATTTACAACACCATCCGTGAGATTACTCCTACATTCAAAGACTTTCTTGAAGAGTACTCAGACAGCAATCTGGAGCTGCCTTCAAAGGATGAAATGGAGACAGAATACGTAAAACTGTTTGTTGCAAATATAGGAGGGGTACCAGCACCGTTATATTCTTCTGTTTATACGGATTCGGAAAAGCTGGTTCAAAGGGATTCCACGGTGAAACTCAAAAATCTTATGGAATCCACTGGTTTTGCAGTTGAGAGTGAAATTAAAGAATTGGAAGACAATCTTTACATAATGCTTGAATATCTTTCACACTTGTTTTTAAGTTTCTCTGAAGATACGAATGAGATTGAAAAGCTGAAATATCTGTATGCAGCAATCAATGTGATTAAAAAATATATACAGCCTATGTTTCCCGAATTTTACAATAAAATTACCGAACATGCTGGAATCAGTTTTTATAAAGAAAGCGCAACTATTTTATATAACTTTATTGATGATATAGATAATATTTACAAAGAAGTTTTTGATATCTGA
- a CDS encoding c-type cytochrome, whose protein sequence is MNKKFVGFLMLLFIVVFSVSLVFAEGNARRGKRIWKAGCRLTCHDGSVQGAPALSPVSKTQAQWKMWFANNHEKIKEVHKKGELDKARVRGGAQGWEDMFQYLHDHALDSAQPETCG, encoded by the coding sequence ATGAACAAAAAGTTTGTTGGGTTTTTGATGCTGTTGTTTATTGTGGTCTTCAGTGTTTCCCTGGTATTTGCTGAAGGCAACGCAAGAAGAGGTAAAAGAATATGGAAAGCAGGATGCCGCCTGACATGCCATGATGGATCTGTTCAGGGAGCTCCGGCTTTAAGCCCTGTGTCAAAGACTCAGGCACAGTGGAAAATGTGGTTCGCAAACAATCATGAAAAGATTAAAGAGGTTCATAAAAAAGGCGAACTGGATAAAGCAAGAGTAAGAGGTGGAGCACAGGGATGGGAAGATATGTTCCAGTATCTTCACGATCACGCCCTTGATTCCGCACAACCAGAAACCTGCGGTTAA
- a CDS encoding DUF3373 domain-containing protein has translation MKKFLVSFLAVFLMAGFTYAADDVNLQELKKQIQDLQQQVDMMSNFVNKNTRHTAQDKLNLSVELRTRLDSIQYKNLRRLNDFSSDMMQLWMSDSLINSSGSANSFDANNDMWNDAFTSTYMANFGSLMQKPEIVGMLVNMGAPNPQTNPQGYQQFAMTAFANMLADRSVTPQELGGITTAFNNIDPEKADSNNDVMFTNKLRLRLSSKINNNVSFNGRLTMYKAFGEATNIRFYNGNFNSMHLDGNSAAVPTDDSVHVERAYFVYKNRLGPVDWHFSFGRRPSTYGPPMGMHENAVQGGSPLAHIIQWNFDGGSLGFNYEKYFDTWDLASMLKFCYGQGFEGQWGTANPFNAQADVNDVNMFGIIAKLAVNGKYELWYNWAHAYGVTDGFTGLVAMPFTVHGTDYTLDGKYDEYTLEPNYSGYVSRFEPMSKIGDLDMHTVLFQAENFGFKWFVSGAMSKSNPDGRSENAMFQFMGQDKMVDDTPGYSFWAGIMTPELPFTNGKLGFEYNHGSKYWTSMTAGEDALVGSKIATRGDVYEVYYHQPIAGDNFFATLGYMHYDYEYTNSGSPIGQPKKIEDATAFDTMVPVVDKVDQWYLQATYRY, from the coding sequence ATGAAGAAATTTCTGGTTTCGTTTTTGGCCGTTTTTTTGATGGCCGGTTTTACCTATGCTGCAGATGATGTAAACCTGCAGGAACTGAAAAAACAGATTCAGGATTTACAGCAGCAGGTTGACATGATGTCCAATTTTGTCAACAAAAACACAAGACACACTGCTCAGGACAAACTTAACCTGAGTGTAGAACTGAGAACACGTCTTGACAGCATCCAGTATAAAAATCTGAGAAGATTAAACGATTTTTCCAGTGATATGATGCAGCTCTGGATGAGTGACAGTTTAATCAACAGCAGTGGATCTGCTAATAGTTTTGATGCCAATAATGACATGTGGAATGATGCATTTACTTCCACATATATGGCAAATTTCGGATCACTTATGCAGAAACCTGAAATAGTAGGCATGCTGGTCAATATGGGAGCACCTAATCCTCAAACCAACCCACAAGGTTATCAGCAATTTGCAATGACAGCTTTTGCCAATATGCTTGCCGACAGAAGTGTTACACCTCAGGAGCTTGGTGGCATAACAACTGCTTTTAACAACATTGATCCTGAAAAAGCGGACTCCAACAACGATGTAATGTTCACAAACAAACTCAGACTCCGTTTAAGCAGCAAAATCAATAATAATGTATCCTTTAACGGCCGTCTGACAATGTACAAGGCTTTCGGCGAGGCTACAAACATTCGTTTTTATAACGGCAATTTCAACAGTATGCATCTGGACGGCAATTCTGCCGCAGTTCCCACAGATGACAGTGTCCACGTTGAAAGGGCATATTTTGTTTATAAGAATCGTTTAGGTCCGGTTGACTGGCACTTCTCTTTCGGACGCAGACCATCCACATACGGTCCTCCAATGGGAATGCACGAAAATGCTGTCCAGGGCGGCTCACCTCTGGCACACATTATTCAGTGGAATTTCGACGGTGGCTCACTTGGGTTTAATTATGAAAAATATTTCGATACATGGGATTTGGCTTCCATGCTTAAATTCTGCTATGGTCAGGGCTTTGAAGGACAGTGGGGAACAGCTAATCCTTTCAACGCACAGGCAGATGTTAATGACGTAAATATGTTCGGCATTATAGCAAAACTGGCTGTTAACGGAAAGTATGAACTGTGGTACAACTGGGCACATGCATACGGAGTAACAGACGGTTTCACCGGTCTTGTTGCAATGCCTTTTACAGTACACGGTACAGATTACACTCTTGACGGAAAATATGATGAATATACCCTTGAACCGAATTACAGCGGTTATGTTTCCAGATTTGAGCCTATGAGTAAAATCGGTGATTTGGATATGCACACTGTTTTATTCCAGGCTGAGAATTTTGGCTTTAAATGGTTTGTTTCCGGTGCTATGAGCAAGTCTAACCCTGACGGAAGATCTGAGAATGCAATGTTCCAGTTTATGGGACAGGACAAAATGGTTGACGATACACCCGGTTATTCGTTCTGGGCAGGTATTATGACTCCTGAACTTCCCTTTACAAATGGTAAACTGGGCTTTGAATACAATCATGGTTCAAAATACTGGACAAGCATGACAGCCGGTGAAGATGCACTTGTAGGAAGTAAAATTGCAACACGCGGTGATGTATATGAAGTATATTATCACCAACCCATTGCCGGTGACAATTTTTTCGCAACACTGGGTTATATGCACTACGACTATGAATATACAAACAGCGGCAGTCCAATAGGTCAGCCCAAGAAGATTGAAGATGCTACAGCTTTTGATACTATGGTACCTGTTGTAGATAAAGTTGACCAGTGGTATCTGCAGGCAACATACAGATACTAA
- a CDS encoding RrF2 family transcriptional regulator, translating to MKITRAGDYALRVLGYMASEQNKGKVFMRNELSRICGVPDSFLGKILQSLARENILESERGKKGGFKISKSPDEVSLYDIIKAVEGDVMINECLLDKEFCESSFNCNIQAILGSIRENLVKDMQKYTLQDLAAK from the coding sequence ATGAAAATTACAAGAGCTGGCGATTATGCACTTAGAGTGCTGGGTTATATGGCTTCCGAACAAAACAAAGGTAAGGTTTTTATGAGAAATGAACTTTCCCGGATATGCGGGGTACCCGACAGTTTTCTGGGCAAAATTCTTCAGTCTCTTGCAAGAGAAAATATACTGGAGTCTGAAAGGGGAAAAAAAGGCGGTTTTAAAATCAGCAAATCTCCTGACGAAGTGAGTCTTTATGACATTATAAAAGCTGTGGAAGGGGATGTGATGATAAATGAATGTTTGCTGGATAAAGAATTTTGCGAATCCTCTTTTAACTGCAACATACAGGCTATCCTTGGAAGCATAAGGGAAAATTTGGTTAAAGACATGCAGAAGTATACTCTGCAGGATTTGGCTGCAAAATAG
- a CDS encoding lysophospholipid acyltransferase family protein produces the protein MNKIDSDTYQTMNTKQAFTTKIFPTGYFYGRLVKLVFKASRKAKKGTYDDNEWINSSCDFLNILESSGVKIYIEGIDNFRFIKEPVLFIGNHMSTLETFLLPSIIAPYKKLTYVVKKSLVDYPVFKHVMKSRNPVVVTRSNPREDFKIVMKEGKDRIENEYSIVVFPQTTRSAVFDVNHFNSIGAKLALRTNTAIVPVALKTDAWANGKKYKDFGRFYPEKDVLISFGKPLVPSSENKNYIHEQVADYIVGKLKEWNVKVVE, from the coding sequence ATGAATAAAATCGATTCAGATACTTACCAAACGATGAATACCAAACAGGCTTTTACAACTAAAATTTTCCCCACGGGTTATTTTTATGGAAGGCTTGTGAAACTCGTTTTCAAGGCGTCCAGAAAAGCAAAAAAAGGAACTTATGATGATAACGAATGGATAAACAGCAGTTGTGATTTCCTTAACATACTGGAAAGCTCAGGAGTCAAAATATATATTGAGGGTATAGATAATTTCAGGTTTATAAAGGAACCCGTTCTTTTTATAGGTAATCATATGAGTACACTGGAAACGTTCCTTCTGCCCTCCATAATTGCACCTTATAAAAAACTTACATATGTTGTAAAAAAGAGTTTGGTGGATTATCCTGTTTTTAAACACGTAATGAAGAGCCGAAATCCTGTTGTTGTAACCAGAAGTAATCCAAGAGAAGATTTTAAAATTGTTATGAAAGAAGGCAAAGACAGAATCGAAAATGAATATTCCATAGTGGTTTTTCCACAAACTACCAGATCAGCGGTCTTTGATGTCAACCATTTTAACAGTATAGGTGCCAAACTGGCTTTACGGACCAACACGGCAATCGTGCCTGTAGCCTTGAAAACCGATGCCTGGGCTAACGGGAAAAAATATAAGGACTTCGGCAGATTTTATCCCGAGAAGGATGTTTTAATTTCTTTCGGCAAACCTTTAGTACCCTCTTCTGAAAACAAAAATTATATTCATGAACAAGTTGCTGATTATATTGTTGGCAAACTTAAAGAGTGGAATGTGAAGGTTGTTGAATAA
- a CDS encoding pyridoxal phosphate-dependent aminotransferase gives MDRLADVTPFIVMDIVKKANQMDDAIHFEVGQPDIKPSEKVIKAMGEAVYKGNFPYTESMGILPLRQKISDHYKRKYGIDVSPERILLTTGTSGAFLIAYSIALNAGEKLAFSDPGYPCYKNFAHILDIITETVDVNADTDYQITPDLLEQKHDIKAVQISSPANPTGNIYSKSNILNMINYCKTNNITLISDEIYHGLVYSDTKENSALEFSDDVIVINGFSKYFCLPGARLGWMILPEKYIRRAEIVMQNLFIAAPAISQYGAMEAFDYNFLEQYKNEYKKRRDFLYNELKDIFRIDTAPVGAFYIWADISKYSHDCYSFAEELLEKTGVAVTPGTDFGKNNTNNYIRFAYTRNIEHMKEGVKRIKSYLKSRK, from the coding sequence ATGGATAGGCTCGCAGATGTTACACCATTTATAGTAATGGATATTGTAAAAAAAGCAAACCAGATGGATGATGCAATCCATTTTGAAGTGGGTCAGCCCGATATAAAACCATCAGAGAAAGTGATAAAAGCAATGGGTGAGGCAGTATATAAAGGAAATTTCCCCTATACGGAAAGTATGGGTATACTACCTCTTAGACAAAAAATATCAGACCACTATAAAAGAAAATATGGAATAGATGTGTCTCCTGAACGTATATTATTGACAACAGGTACATCAGGGGCGTTTCTCATTGCATATTCAATAGCTTTGAATGCCGGGGAAAAGTTGGCATTCAGCGATCCCGGGTATCCATGCTATAAAAATTTTGCACATATTCTTGATATAATTACGGAAACAGTAGACGTAAATGCTGACACTGATTACCAGATTACACCCGATCTGCTGGAACAGAAACATGATATAAAAGCTGTGCAAATATCCTCTCCTGCCAATCCAACGGGTAATATTTACAGCAAAAGTAACATACTAAACATGATAAATTATTGCAAAACCAACAATATCACTCTTATTTCCGATGAAATATATCACGGTCTGGTTTATTCTGATACAAAAGAGAATTCTGCTTTAGAATTTTCTGATGATGTTATAGTAATTAACGGTTTCAGTAAATACTTTTGCCTTCCTGGAGCACGATTAGGCTGGATGATTTTGCCGGAAAAATATATCAGAAGGGCAGAAATCGTCATGCAGAATCTTTTTATAGCAGCTCCTGCAATCAGCCAATACGGAGCAATGGAAGCTTTTGACTATAATTTTCTTGAGCAGTATAAAAACGAATACAAAAAACGCCGCGATTTTCTCTATAATGAGCTTAAAGATATTTTCAGAATCGACACTGCGCCAGTTGGTGCTTTTTATATCTGGGCAGACATATCCAAGTATTCCCATGACTGCTACTCTTTTGCCGAGGAACTTCTTGAAAAAACAGGAGTAGCGGTAACACCGGGTACAGATTTTGGCAAGAACAATACAAACAATTACATACGGTTTGCTTATACCCGTAATATTGAGCATATGAAAGAGGGTGTAAAGAGAATTAAAAGTTATCTAAAGTCAAGAAAATAG
- a CDS encoding HD-GYP domain-containing protein, which produces MSSHINVLIAGGDNCLKDKITEILREEGFNIFSADQINDVINLLKYQCVDIILAASGKNDAKVAALLKKLKGSGACWPEVIVLATEPDINKAVEFIRAGAFDYLVKPFNKSDVVRRVYEAFNHNKEMIQVLNSKQISSIYESSQIYSKTLHQDKIFSHLLKTVQNEFKISGVYIKTFKRNYVNTYNLDFNIIQYMDCIFDYNKSWEIFQNEKVLLGTYKENSNSHYLVLPMFNSEGLWGIFVFFRKGDYRFNETEIKILNIHINQYSIALQNIFRFEQMTKGYMETIASLSKAVDSKDAYTRGHSENVKKYSLEISREMGMNKEFKDLIRYAGLLHDIGKIGVSSDIINKSSKLDNAEYHEMKKHPLYGHEILKPIKFLEAASDFVLHHHEKMDGSGYPYGLKKKEIPLGARILQISDAFDAMTTDRSYRPKRPVREAVEELDFCSGVQFDPEIVSAFKSVLNKKPGVII; this is translated from the coding sequence ATGAGCAGCCATATCAATGTACTGATTGCAGGTGGCGACAATTGCCTTAAAGACAAAATTACTGAAATACTCAGAGAGGAAGGCTTTAATATATTTTCCGCTGATCAAATCAATGATGTTATAAATTTGCTAAAGTATCAGTGTGTTGATATTATTTTGGCTGCATCCGGAAAGAATGATGCAAAGGTTGCTGCATTGTTAAAAAAATTAAAAGGTAGTGGAGCATGTTGGCCGGAAGTCATTGTTTTGGCAACTGAGCCGGATATAAATAAAGCAGTTGAATTTATAAGAGCTGGAGCATTTGATTATCTTGTAAAACCTTTTAACAAATCTGACGTAGTCCGCAGGGTTTATGAAGCTTTTAATCACAATAAAGAGATGATACAGGTCTTAAATTCCAAACAAATATCCTCAATTTACGAGTCTTCACAAATTTACTCAAAAACTCTACATCAGGATAAAATTTTTTCTCATTTACTTAAAACTGTTCAAAATGAATTCAAAATATCTGGAGTTTATATTAAAACCTTCAAAAGAAACTATGTGAACACATACAACTTAGACTTCAATATTATCCAGTATATGGATTGTATCTTTGATTACAATAAATCGTGGGAAATTTTTCAGAATGAAAAAGTGTTACTGGGAACTTACAAAGAAAACTCAAATTCTCATTATCTGGTATTACCTATGTTTAATAGTGAAGGTTTATGGGGGATTTTTGTGTTTTTCAGAAAAGGTGACTATAGGTTTAATGAAACAGAAATAAAAATTTTGAATATTCACATCAATCAATATTCGATAGCTTTACAGAACATTTTTAGATTTGAGCAGATGACAAAAGGCTATATGGAAACCATCGCTTCACTATCCAAAGCTGTGGACTCAAAGGATGCTTACACAAGAGGGCATTCTGAAAACGTAAAAAAATACTCACTTGAAATCAGCAGAGAAATGGGAATGAATAAAGAATTCAAGGATTTAATTCGATATGCCGGTCTGCTTCATGATATAGGGAAAATCGGGGTTTCGTCAGATATTATAAATAAATCCTCAAAACTTGATAATGCTGAATACCATGAGATGAAAAAGCATCCTCTTTACGGGCATGAAATATTGAAGCCAATCAAATTCCTGGAAGCCGCTTCAGATTTTGTACTGCATCATCACGAAAAAATGGATGGTTCAGGATATCCATATGGTTTAAAGAAAAAAGAAATCCCTTTGGGTGCCAGGATACTCCAGATTTCTGACGCTTTTGACGCTATGACGACAGATAGAAGTTACAGGCCAAAAAGACCGGTGCGCGAAGCTGTTGAAGAACTGGATTTCTGTTCAGGCGTCCAGTTTGACCCGGAAATTGTCAGTGCATTTAAAAGTGTCTTAAACAAAAAGCCTGGCGTTATCATATAG